Below is a genomic region from Streptomyces roseoviridis.
TCCACGACGTGGCAGGCCACCTCGGTGTCGACGTACCCGTCGTCGATGTCGACGAGCAGATCGTGCCGGGGGAACGCCCCGCGCAGCCGCTGCACGAACGCCAGCATGTCCGGCCACGCGATGAAGCCGATGTCCGGCAGCCCGTAGTACGAGGCCGCGAAACCGAACCCGGACACGAACATCCCGTCGTAGTGACCGGCGGCGACCGACGCCGAGTACATGTCGTACACCCCGACGAGGGGCGTCGTGCCGGGTGCGGCGATCCGGGCGCGCAGGGCGGTGCCGTAGGGGGTGGGGGTGGTGCTCACTGCCTGACTCCTCATCATTCCGCAGCGCACGACGCGCTGCCGAGGACGATGGTTGGGGGCGGACAGCGACGACGGCCGCGTTACGGGCCCGCCCTCACCCGCCAGGCGGACCGCTTTCACCTGCAGAAACGTCACGGGACATCGCGTCGCATCCGGCGAGCCGGTGCGCGCACCGCTTCGGGTCCGCCGGACCACCGCTCACGCGGCCCCTCCCCGCCCTCTTCCGGCACCCGCCGCGTGCCAGGACGGCCGCCTTCTCGGCCACGGCTACAGGGTCGGCGGGGCCGTGGACCTCCTCGAACGACCCGATCGGCTCCGCCGGATCGTCCCGTTCGCCGGCCGTACCCCTCGGGTCACGAAGCCGCCACCGCCGCCCAGACCGTCTTGCCCACGGACCGGCCCTTCACGCCCCAGGCAGTGGCGAGCGCGGCGACGAGCAGGAGGCCGTAGCCGTGCTCGTCCGGATACGGGTTCGGCTCCGGCTCGCGCTCGGCGCGGGTGTCGGAGACCTCGACCCGGACGTGGTCCTCGGCGAGCAGCAGCCGCACCTCGAAGTCCCGGCCGGGCACGCGACCGTGCGTGACGGCGTTGCCGGCCAGCTCCGCCACCACCAGCTCGGCGGCGTCCGTGTCCGTCAGCCCCCAGTCCCTCATCTGCTGCACGGCGAGCAGGCGCGCGAGCCGAGCGCCCCGGCGCGTGGAAGAGAGCCGTTGCGCGAACACGCCCTTGAACTGGTCGCCGGACTCACTGGTTGGGGTGGTCATTTCCGTCTTCATGCCCCCGAGACTGGAGCGCCGCCCGTACTCTGACCAGGGGCGACACCACGACGCTGAGTAGCGGTACGAGCACGCCAAGAGGGCGGTACGGATGTCGGGAAACGAGGAGGAGCGGCCGGAACGGCCGTCCGAAGTCGACGGTACGGCGCACCTGTTCAGGGCGCTCGGGAAGATCATCAAGGTCCTGCGCAAGAACGCGGGCCTGAGCCAGGCGGAACTGGCGGACGCCACGCACTGTAGCGAGGACCTGGTCTCCTCGGTAGAGCGCGGCGTCCGCACCCCGCAGCCGGACTTCCTGATCCGGGCGGACCCGGTGCTGGGCGCCGGCGGGGTGCTGACCGCGTCGGTGGACGACGTGCGGGAGGCACTGGCGCGGGCGAGGGTGCGGCATCCGGATTGGTTCCGGAGCTTCGCGAAGGAGGAAGCGGAGGCGGTCGCGCTGCACTACTACGCGGTGCAGGCCGTGCCGGGCATTCTGCAGACCCGGACCTACGCGGAGGCGGTCTTCCGGCACCGCCGTCCGCTGTACGACGAGGAGACGCTCGAGAAGCGGATCTCGGATCGCATTTCACGGCAGGTGATCTTGGACAAGTGGCCTGCGCCGACGCTTAGCTTCGTCATCGAGGAGGCCGTGCTACGCCGACCGTTGTGCGGTGTTGAAGCCTTCCGCGAGCAGATGCGACGCCTCATCGAGGTCGCCCAACGGCGGACCGTGCACCTCCAGGTCTTGCCCTTCGACTGCACAGAACACCCCGGCTTGGAAGGGGCATTCACGCTTCTCACGCCTAAGGGACGCCGAGAGGTCGCGTACATCGAGAGCTACAGTCACGCCCGGCTGATCACCGACCCAGAAGAGGTGCGCACCTACACCGAGCGCTATGGGATTATCCGCGCACAGGCACTCACGTCCCACGAGTCCCTGGACTTGATCGAGAAGATGCTGGGAGAGCTATGAGCACCGCGGATCTGGCCTGGTTCAAGAGCACCTACAGCGGCGGCGAGGGCGGCGAGTGCATCGAAGTCGCCTACGAGTGGCGCAAGTCGAGCTACAGCGATGGTGAAGGCGGCAACTGCGTCGAGGTCGCCGCGCACCCCACCACCGTCCACGTGCGCGACTCCAAGAACCCCGACGGGCCCCAGCTCGCCGTGGCGCCCGCCGTGTGGTCGTCGTTCGTGTCGTACGCGCGCGTCTGACCGCCGGAAGGAACGGTCAGAACACGAAAACGGGGGCCGTCGCCGCTTCCATCTCGCACGCGTTGCCGAAGGTCTTCGTCCAGGAGACGGGGGTGTCGTTGAACGTGCCCTCGGCCTTCGCCGTGACCGGGTCGTACTGCTGGGTGCAGGACCTCAGCTCGCCCTTCAGCTTGTCGAAGTCGCCGGCGGAGTCGTGGAGGGCGTCACAGGCCAGGTCCGCCTTCGGGTGGTTGCCACCGTTCGGGCGACAGCCGAGGAAGACGTCCTTCTCGACACCGGCCGAGTCGGTGACCGTCAGGTGCAGGCGGGTGGGGGGCTTCGGAGCCCACTCGGCGGCGGGGGCTTCCGGTCCGGTGACGGGGACGGGTACGGGGCCGGCGGTGGCCGTGCCGGAGAGGCCGAGGCCCAGGGCGGCGGCGCAGGTGGCGGCGGCAAAGGCGTGGGCAAGCGTTCGCTTCATGCCTAGGATCTCCCCCCTATGACCAGCACCTTCATCCTCTTCGACGTCGACGGCACCCTGATGGACGCAGTCGAGAACCAGCGGCGCGTCTGGCACGCCTGGGCCGCCCGCCACGGGCTGGACGGGGACGAGGTGTACGCCGTCGCGCTGCGGACGCGGCCGGTGGAGACGTTCGCGGCCGTCGCGCCCGACGCCGATCCCGACGAGTGCCTCGCCCTCCTGCACGCGCTGGAGGACGAGGACGTACGGACGGGTACGTACAGCGCCTTCGACGGCGCGGCCGAGCTCTTGAACGCCCTGCCCGCCGACCGGTGGGCGCTGGTGACGTCGAACTACGAGCACCGGGTGCGCGGCCGGTTCGAACGGACCGGGCTGCCGCTGCCCGAGCTCATCGTGGACGCGGCCTGCGTCCGCGAGGGCAAGCCCTCCCCCGTGCCGTACCTGACCGCCGCCGAGAAGCTGGGCGCGGACCCGGCCGACTGTCTCGTGATCGAAGACGCGCCGTCCGGCGTACGGTCCGGGCGGGCGGCCGGGATGACGGTCTGGACCGTCAACACGCCCACGGCGGCAGAGGGCTCCCACCGGCATTTCGCGACGCTCGCGGAGGCCGCCCCCGAGATCCTGGCGAGCGTCCGGACGCGCTGACCGACGCCGTACGGGGGCGGTGGGATAGGAGTGGGCTGAGGGGGGTGGTGTTGGGTGCGGGTCTTGGGTGCTCGGGGTGTCCGTTGCTGGTGGGCTTCTGGGTCGGCCGCCCTCTCTCCGAGTGTGGCCCCCTCCGCCGGCCCCTCAAGGGCGCTCCTTCGTCGCGTCGCTGCGCGATTCCGCTTCGCTCCACCCTTGACCGGCCGGCTCCGGGGTCCTTTACACACCCCCACCACCACCCCCCGCCCTACCCCACCAACTTCCCCTCCGGCTCAGCTCAGCCCAGTCGGGCGTCCGCGTACACGTCCATCGCCGCGCGCTGGTACTCGGCGAGCCCTTCGGCGATCCGGTCGAAGTTCGCGCGGAACCTCGGGTCCTCCGCGTACGTGGCGCCCAGGCCCCGGTACGCCTCCGCGGTCGGGGTCCAGAAGCGGCACACGCCCCGGTAGTGGGCGTCCACCTCGGCCTGCACCGCCGGGTCGTCGGCCGGGGTGCCGGCGGCCATGAACTCGGCGAAGCGGATCATCTGCGCGGTGACCTCGCGCTGCCACTCCTCGCCGGCCTCCGCGGTCAGCTCCTCGACCGCCTTCCGGGACTCCTCGTACGCCTCCGGCCATCGTTCCCTGACCTCGGCTTCCATCTCCGGGTCGGCCTGGAAGCCCTCGAAGAGGTTCTCCGGTCGGTTGATCTTCGTCATGGTGTCCTCGTCCTCGCTCTCCTCAAGTTCGGCGATGGTGCGGGCCACCGTCCTGGCCAGGGTGGCGATCCGTTCCCGCTCCGCCAGCAGCCGGGCATGGTGCTCGCGGAGCACCGCCACCCGGTCGGCCCGGCTGTCCAGGACGGCCCGGATCTCGCGCAGCCCCACGTCCATCTCCCGCATGAGCAGGATCTGCTGGAGGCGCAGCAGCTGGGACTCCTCGTAGTAGCGGTGTCCGTTGCTCGCGGTCCAGGCGGGCGGCAGCAGACCGATCTCGTCGTAGTGCCGCAGGGTCCGGGTGGTGACCCCGGACATCCGGGCCACGTCCGCGATCGACCAGGCCGTCATCGGTGGTGTCCTCCCGTCGCCGGGGCCGGTCGGTCCGACCCCGTACGAAGACCGTAGGAGTTTCCGCAGCGTCAACCGCAAGCCCGTCGCCGCACTCCGCCACCACACCCGCCGATGCTCCGCCACCAGCGCCCCGCCGACGCTCCGGCACCCTCTCCCGGCCCCGACCCGCCCCCTCCCCCACCCGACCGTTCCGGGCACGGCTTGTCGGGTCCTGGGAGGGTGGTCCTTCCTACGGTGAAGGCACCAGAAGGAAGGACGCGGGCGTGCTGGAGGAGCTGAACCGGGCCCTGGACCACGTGGAGCACCATCTCGACCGCGAGGTGGACGTCGCCGAGGCCGCCCGGATCGCGATGACGTCGGAGTACCACTTCCGGCGGCTGTTCTCGGCGCTCGCCGGAATGCCGCTCTCCGTCTACGTACGGCGTCGGCGCATGACGCTGGCCGGTGCCGAGGTGCTGGCCGGGGAGCGCACGCTGCTCGACATCGCGGTGCGGTACGGCTACGGGTCGGGCGAGGCGTTCGCCCGGGCGTTCCGCTCCGTGCACGGGGTGGGGCCGGGCGAGGTCCGGCGCACGGGAGCGGTGCTCACGTCACAGCCGCGGATGTCCTTCCGTGTCGTCGTCGAAGGGAGCAGCACCATGCGGTATCGGATCGTCGAGAAGGACGCCTTCCGGATCGTCGGCAGGAAGGCCCGGATCCCGCTCGTCCACGAGGGGGTGAACGCGGCCGCCGCGGCGCACGTGGCGAACCTGGGCGAGCAGGCGATCGTACGGATGAAGGCGCTGTCCGACCGGGACCCGGAAGGGGTCCTGTCGGCGGTGGAGCACCTGTCCGACAGCCGCGAGGAGGGGGCGGAGGTCGACTACTGGATCGGGGTGGCCACCGGCCCGGGGACGACGGCCGAGGACCTCGACGTCCTCGACGTGCCGGCCGGGACCTGGGCGGTCTTCGACAACCGCGGGCCCTACCCGAGCGCCCTCCAGGAGTTGTGGCGGGACGTCTTCACGCAGTGGTTCCCCTCGAACCCGTACGCGAGCCGGCCGGGCCCGGAGCTCCTGAAGACCCAGCCGGTGGAGATCGGTGCGGAGACGGGCTCCCAGCTGTGGGTGCCGGTGGAACGGGTCACGGGCTGACCGCTGGGCCGGCCCAGCGGTCAGCCGGCCCAGCGGTCAGTCCGCTCGCCGGGGCCTGAAGACAGGGACGTGGAGGACGCCCTCGCCGAGATCGCCTTCCGGAAGCCGTTCGCGGCGGAAGGCGACCTCCACGTCCATGCCGATGCGCAGGTCCCGCTCCGGGCAGTCGACGATCTCGGTCATCATGCGCGGGCCCTCGGCCAGGTCCACGACGGCCGCCACGTAGGGGACGCGGTCGCCGAAGGGCGGGAGGTCGTTGCGGTGGACGACGGACCAGGTGTAGAGCACCGCGCGGCCGCTCGCCCGGCGCCAGGTGACGGCGTCGCTCCAGCAGTGGGGGCAGAACTCGCGCGGGTAGTGGTGGGCGCGGTCGCAGGCGGCGCAGTGGCGCAGGAGGAGGCGGCCCTCGGCTGCGGCGTCCCAGTAGGGCCGGGTGAAGGCGTCGATGTCCGGGAGGTTCGCGGGGGTGGGGGTGGCCGTCATCAGAAGAGTCCGATCGCGTGGTCGAGGGACCAGGTCTGCCAGGAGACGGCGAAGAGGGCGACGAGGGAGATCAGCCCCATCATGGCGTTCTGCCCCTGCTCGGCCCAGTCGTGGATCATCAGGGTGAGATAGAGGAGGTTGAGGAGCAGGCCGCCGATCAGGGCGACGGGGGTGAGGAGGCCGGTCACCAGGCCCAGGCCGAGGGCGAGTTCGGCGTGGACGACCATGTACGCCATGAGTCGGGGGCGGGGCGCGACGACGGTCTCGAAGCCCTTCCTCACGAGCGGCCACCGGTGGTCGGCGGCGACCTCGGCGGCCCAGGAGATGCCGGTGCCGCGCTCGAACCATCCCTTTCTGTCCTTGTGGCGCCAGCTCTCCAGCCACCACAGGCCGAGGCCGATGCGGAGGACGGCGAGCCATTCGACGCCGGTGAGCCAGACGGTCTGCATGCGCGAGCCTCCCGGAGACACGGACCTGACGGTACGTCAGTTCAGCGCAGGAGCAGTCCGGGCACAAGAGGGAGGCGGGTGACGGGGTCGCGTGACCGATTCGCAACCGAAACCCGTCTTGACCGAGACCCACAGCGTGTACACGTCATTACGCTCAGAATTCATGGTCACCACCCCCCAAGCACCACCCTCACAGGCCGTCCACCCGGTGTACGTCATCGGCGGCGGCCCCGGCGGACTCGCGGTCGCCGCCACCCTGCGCGCCCGTGGCGTCCGCGCCGTCGTCCTGGAGAAGTCCGACGCCGTCGGCGCCTCCTGGCGCGGGCACTACGACCGGCTGCGCCTGCACACCACCCGGCGCCTGTCCGCGCTCCCGGGCCTGAAGATTCCGCGCTCCTACGGGCGTTGGGTCGCACGGGCGGACGTGGTCCGCTACCTGGAGGCGTACGCGGAGGAGCACGAGCTGGAGATCGTCACCGGCGTCGAGGTCTTCCGCGTCGAGCGGGACGGCACGGACTGGGTGCTGCACGCGACCGGGGGACGGCGCATGGTCGGCAGCGCCGTGGTCGTCGCCACCGGCTACAACCACACCCCGCGACTGCCGGCGTGGCCCGGCCGAGGCACGTACGAGGGCGAGCTCAGGCACGCGCGGGAGTACCGCAACCCGGTGCCGTACGAGGGCAAGGACGTCCTGGTCGTGGGCGTCGGCAACACGGGGGCGGAGATCGCCGCCGACCTGGCGGAGGGCGGTGCCGCCCGGGTGCGGCTCGCGGTGCGGACCGTTCCGCACATCGTGCGCCGCACGACGCTGGGCTGGCCCGCCCAGCGCAGCGGCATCCTGGTCCGGCGGCTGCCGGTGGGGCTGGTCGACCTGCTGGGCCGGGGGCTCGCCAGGTTCGCGTCGCCCGACCTGAGCGCCCACGGACTGCCCCGCCCGGACACGGGCCTGGCGACCCGCACGCGGGCGGGGGCGGTGCCGGTGCAGGACGTCGGCCTGGTCGCCGCCGTCCGGTCCGGGAAGGTCGAGGTCGTCGCGGCCGTCGAGGCGTTGGACGGCCGCGAGGTCGTCCTCGCGGACGGCAGCCGGATCACCCCGGACGCGGTCATCGCCGCCACCGGCTACGACCGCGCCCTCGAACCGCTCGTGGGCCACCTGGGCGTCCTGGACGCGGCCGGCCGCCCGCTGACCCGCGGATCCCGCTGCCCGCGCACGGCACCCGGGCTGTACTTCATCGGATTCACCAACCCGATCAGCGGGATGCTGCGGGAACTGGCGAGGGACGCGGAGAAGATCGCGCGCCGGATCGCGAAGGGACGCCGCTAGCGGGGACGGTGGCGCCGGGCAGGCGGACGACGCGGCGGGGCGTCGGACACGCGCGGCCCGGCCCACGCCGACACGGCGGGGCGGGGCGGCGGGCACGCGGCAGCCCAGCCCACGCGGACACGGCGAGCCCAGAACAGCGAACACACAGCAGCCCGGCCCCACGCGTCACATGGCGGGGCGGGGCGGCCCCCGGCGCGCCACGGGCGGCCCCCGGCGGCCGCCGCTCCCGCCGTTCCGGCGGGGCCGCGCGGCGGTCGCGCACCCGCGGCGGCGGGGGGGCGTAAGGTGCCGCTGCGCAACCGCTCGGGCGGCTGGGGACGTCACCTCTCACGTCCCACCCGTGTCAACGAAAGGCACCGAACCGTGCGTCCCACCCGTCGGACGATCCTCGCCACCGGCGCCGGTGCGGCCTTCGCCGCCGCCCTGCCCCTGACCCCGGCGCACGCCGCACCGGGCCGCCCCCGGCAGCGGTTGCGCGCCCTGGAGCAGGAGCACGGCGCCCGCCTCGGCGCGTACGCGTACGACACCGGCAGCGGGCGTCTGGTGACGTACCGCGCCGACGAACGCTTCCCCATGTGCTCGCTGTTCAAGACCCTGTGTTCGGCGGCGGTCCTGCGGGACCTGGACCGCGACGGCGAGTTCCTCGCACGGCGCATCCACTACACGCAGGAGTACGTGACACGCTCGGGCTGGTCGCCGATCACGAAGGACCACGTGGCCACCGGCATGACGGTGGCCCAGCTGTGCGAGTACGCGATCACCCACAGCGACAACACGGCCGCCAACCTGCTGCTGCGCGAGCTGGGCGGCCCGACGGCCATCACCCGCTTCGCCCGCTCCATCGGCGACGAGGTGACCCGGCTCGACCGCTGGGAGCCGGAGCTGAACTCGGCCGAGCCGTGGCGCGAGACGGACACCACGACCCCGCGCGCGATCGCCCGCTCGTACGCCCGGCTGGTCCTGGGCGGGGCCCTCGCGCCCGACGACCGGCGGCGGCTGACCGGCTGGATGCTGGCCAACACCACCAGCGACGAGCGGTTCCGCAAGGGGCTGCCGGCCGACTGGACGCTGGCCGACAAGACCGGCGGCGGCCGCTACGGCGGCAACAACGACGCGGGCATCGCCTGGCCCCCGGGACGGCCGCCGGTCGTCCTGGCCGTCATGACCACCAAGCCCGCCGAGGACGCGGCGGCGGACAACGAGCTGGTGGCGCGAGCGGCCGAGGTGCTGGCGGACGCCGTGACCCGGTAACCCGTCCCGTCGATCCCCCGGCCCCCCGCGCCCCCAGGCGCCCCGTCCCTCCCGTCCCCCTGCCCTCCACCCCTCCGGTCCGCGCGGCGCACCCTCGGACCGGCCCGGCCGCCCCGTACGCCCTATTCCTGACTGACCGTCAGTTGAGTAATCTGACTACTCGTCAGTTGGGGCCGGGGCGGCTCCGGTCTTCGGGATGGGCGGTGCGGAACGATGCTGGGATCGACTCACGGGACCTTCACGACCGACCTCCGGGCCCGCGTG
It encodes:
- a CDS encoding Zn-ribbon domain-containing OB-fold protein, which translates into the protein MTATPTPANLPDIDAFTRPYWDAAAEGRLLLRHCAACDRAHHYPREFCPHCWSDAVTWRRASGRAVLYTWSVVHRNDLPPFGDRVPYVAAVVDLAEGPRMMTEIVDCPERDLRIGMDVEVAFRRERLPEGDLGEGVLHVPVFRPRRAD
- a CDS encoding ATP-binding protein — its product is MKTEMTTPTSESGDQFKGVFAQRLSSTRRGARLARLLAVQQMRDWGLTDTDAAELVVAELAGNAVTHGRVPGRDFEVRLLLAEDHVRVEVSDTRAEREPEPNPYPDEHGYGLLLVAALATAWGVKGRSVGKTVWAAVAAS
- a CDS encoding DoxX family protein is translated as MQTVWLTGVEWLAVLRIGLGLWWLESWRHKDRKGWFERGTGISWAAEVAADHRWPLVRKGFETVVAPRPRLMAYMVVHAELALGLGLVTGLLTPVALIGGLLLNLLYLTLMIHDWAEQGQNAMMGLISLVALFAVSWQTWSLDHAIGLF
- a CDS encoding MerR family transcriptional regulator, translating into MTAWSIADVARMSGVTTRTLRHYDEIGLLPPAWTASNGHRYYEESQLLRLQQILLMREMDVGLREIRAVLDSRADRVAVLREHHARLLAERERIATLARTVARTIAELEESEDEDTMTKINRPENLFEGFQADPEMEAEVRERWPEAYEESRKAVEELTAEAGEEWQREVTAQMIRFAEFMAAGTPADDPAVQAEVDAHYRGVCRFWTPTAEAYRGLGATYAEDPRFRANFDRIAEGLAEYQRAAMDVYADARLG
- a CDS encoding NAD(P)/FAD-dependent oxidoreductase, whose amino-acid sequence is MVTTPQAPPSQAVHPVYVIGGGPGGLAVAATLRARGVRAVVLEKSDAVGASWRGHYDRLRLHTTRRLSALPGLKIPRSYGRWVARADVVRYLEAYAEEHELEIVTGVEVFRVERDGTDWVLHATGGRRMVGSAVVVATGYNHTPRLPAWPGRGTYEGELRHAREYRNPVPYEGKDVLVVGVGNTGAEIAADLAEGGAARVRLAVRTVPHIVRRTTLGWPAQRSGILVRRLPVGLVDLLGRGLARFASPDLSAHGLPRPDTGLATRTRAGAVPVQDVGLVAAVRSGKVEVVAAVEALDGREVVLADGSRITPDAVIAATGYDRALEPLVGHLGVLDAAGRPLTRGSRCPRTAPGLYFIGFTNPISGMLRELARDAEKIARRIAKGRR
- a CDS encoding helix-turn-helix transcriptional regulator, with the protein product MSGNEEERPERPSEVDGTAHLFRALGKIIKVLRKNAGLSQAELADATHCSEDLVSSVERGVRTPQPDFLIRADPVLGAGGVLTASVDDVREALARARVRHPDWFRSFAKEEAEAVALHYYAVQAVPGILQTRTYAEAVFRHRRPLYDEETLEKRISDRISRQVILDKWPAPTLSFVIEEAVLRRPLCGVEAFREQMRRLIEVAQRRTVHLQVLPFDCTEHPGLEGAFTLLTPKGRREVAYIESYSHARLITDPEEVRTYTERYGIIRAQALTSHESLDLIEKMLGEL
- a CDS encoding HAD-IA family hydrolase, whose protein sequence is MTSTFILFDVDGTLMDAVENQRRVWHAWAARHGLDGDEVYAVALRTRPVETFAAVAPDADPDECLALLHALEDEDVRTGTYSAFDGAAELLNALPADRWALVTSNYEHRVRGRFERTGLPLPELIVDAACVREGKPSPVPYLTAAEKLGADPADCLVIEDAPSGVRSGRAAGMTVWTVNTPTAAEGSHRHFATLAEAAPEILASVRTR
- the bla gene encoding class A beta-lactamase, which codes for MRPTRRTILATGAGAAFAAALPLTPAHAAPGRPRQRLRALEQEHGARLGAYAYDTGSGRLVTYRADERFPMCSLFKTLCSAAVLRDLDRDGEFLARRIHYTQEYVTRSGWSPITKDHVATGMTVAQLCEYAITHSDNTAANLLLRELGGPTAITRFARSIGDEVTRLDRWEPELNSAEPWRETDTTTPRAIARSYARLVLGGALAPDDRRRLTGWMLANTTSDERFRKGLPADWTLADKTGGGRYGGNNDAGIAWPPGRPPVVLAVMTTKPAEDAAADNELVARAAEVLADAVTR
- a CDS encoding AraC family transcriptional regulator, whose amino-acid sequence is MLEELNRALDHVEHHLDREVDVAEAARIAMTSEYHFRRLFSALAGMPLSVYVRRRRMTLAGAEVLAGERTLLDIAVRYGYGSGEAFARAFRSVHGVGPGEVRRTGAVLTSQPRMSFRVVVEGSSTMRYRIVEKDAFRIVGRKARIPLVHEGVNAAAAAHVANLGEQAIVRMKALSDRDPEGVLSAVEHLSDSREEGAEVDYWIGVATGPGTTAEDLDVLDVPAGTWAVFDNRGPYPSALQELWRDVFTQWFPSNPYASRPGPELLKTQPVEIGAETGSQLWVPVERVTG
- a CDS encoding DUF397 domain-containing protein — its product is MSTADLAWFKSTYSGGEGGECIEVAYEWRKSSYSDGEGGNCVEVAAHPTTVHVRDSKNPDGPQLAVAPAVWSSFVSYARV
- a CDS encoding SSI family serine proteinase inhibitor, which gives rise to MKRTLAHAFAAATCAAALGLGLSGTATAGPVPVPVTGPEAPAAEWAPKPPTRLHLTVTDSAGVEKDVFLGCRPNGGNHPKADLACDALHDSAGDFDKLKGELRSCTQQYDPVTAKAEGTFNDTPVSWTKTFGNACEMEAATAPVFVF